Proteins from one Cryptomeria japonica chromosome 4, Sugi_1.0, whole genome shotgun sequence genomic window:
- the LOC131032207 gene encoding uncharacterized protein LOC131032207 → MERMTTQLYKAAVSGEVAALEETMQKKNVNICAQVSHRGDTALHISAFHGRRNFVEKLLEKPDEESTNEEQRHSFLRAQNEEENSALHEALRGGDDAQIVEMLIIADAELASIRNNKGESPLFTAATYGRSNSLKLLLLINRDPRCYARFDGQTCLHHALFYQKEEAARTLIQKAPQLCKLADYFLGRTPLHMAALYGCSKSIVHKLLQCDTSSAFTKDKIKQQTALHLAAQQGHTDIVRCILGFAEDCVEIRDEDGRTALQYAVENAKVGVVRYLVSFARVINIADKNGYTALDIANQKFEKEPLSPYFAIWWFLSGKNGMAGVEAATANQTRETSNPFPSDEKYSTKINSLSVCAILIATVTFQAAFTLPAHDDKEKRALSAQISFQGFVFFDWLAFCFSMAAAILLAYATFFRRHRSLAVGASAAVLSMALYSMMISFSLAIFLELRKEYYKLAVFFFGAMFLLAPIVMSVILAVLHNAIGFRVSEFIRPGNPCKRIVRLF, encoded by the exons ATGGAAAGAATGACCACCCAGCTGTACAAAGCAGCCGTGTCGGGCGAAGTCGCAGCACTGGAGGAGACGATGCAGAAGAAGAATGTTAATATTTGTGCGCAGGTTTCCCACAGAGGAGACACTGCTTTACATATATCTGCCTTCCATGGTCGTAGAAACTTCGTGGAAAAGCTTCTTGAAAAACCAGATGAAGAATCAACGAATGAAGAGCAACGACATAGTTTCTTGAGAGCTCAGAACGAAGAGGAGAACAGCGCTTTGCACGAGGCTCTGAGAGGAGGAGATGATGCCCAAATCGTGGAAATGTTAATCATAGCTGATGCAGAGCTCGCAAGCATTCGCAACAACAAAGGCGAGTCTCCCCTCTTCACAGCAGCCACCTATGGCCGTTCCAATTCACTCAAATTGTTATTGTTAATTAACAGAGATCCTCGTTGCTACGCAAGATTTGACGGCCAGACATGCTTGCACCACGCCTTGTTCTATCAGAAAGAAG AGGCAGCTAGGACACTAATACAAAAAGCCCCTCAGCTCTGCAAACTGGCGGATTACTTTTTGGGGAGGACACCACTGCATATGGCAGCCTTATATGGGTGTAGCAAGAGTATTGTTCATAAGCTGTTGCAGTGTGATACTTCTTCTGCGTTTACAAAGGATAAAATCAAACAACAGACTGCACTTCACTTAGCAGCACAGCAAGGACACACGGATATTGTGAGATGCATACTCGGGTTTGCAGAGGACTGTGTTGAAATAAGAGATGAAGACGGTAGAACTGCTCTCCAATACGCTGTTGAAAATGCTAAAGTGGGTGTTGTGAGATATTTGGTGTCTTTCGCAAGGGTAATTAATATAGCTGACAAGAATGGATACACTGCGCTAGACATAGCAAATCAAAAGTTCGAAAAAGAACCATTGTCTCCCTACTTTGCA ATTTGGTGGTTCCTCAGCGGCAAAAATGGGATGGCAGGAGTGGAGGCGGCAACGGCAAACCAGACAAGAGAAACATCAAATCCATTTCCAAGTGATGAAAAGTATTCGACAAAAATCAACAGTCTTTCTGTATGTGCCATATTGATTGCAACGGTCACATTTCAGGCGGCCTTCACCCTGCCAGCACATGATGACAAGGAGAAGAGGGCCCTGTCCGCCCAGATTTCTTTCCAAGGTTTTGTATTCTTCGATTGGCTGGCATTTTGCTTTTCAATGGCAGCAGCAATCCTTCTAGCCTACGCAACCTTTTTCCGTCGCCATCGGAGTTTGGCAGTTGGTGCAAGCGCAGCTGTCTTATCAATGGCCCTCTACAGCATGATGATTTCATTTTCCTTGGCCATATTTCTAGAGCTCAGGAAAGAATATTATAAGTTGGCAGTTTTCTTCTTTGGTGCAATGTTTTTGTTGGCCCCCATTGTCATGAGTGTGATACTTGCGGTGTTGCATAATGCCATCGGTTTTCGAGTCTCCGAGTTCATCCGACCAGGGAATCCGTGCAAACGAATTGTCCGCCTTTTTTAG